From the Deltaproteobacteria bacterium genome, the window GGCGCGCGCCGCAGCCGCGAGCGATCTCGCGGCACAGGCGCGCGCGCGGCTCGAGTCCGCCGAGAAGGACCGCCGCACGCGCGAGGCCGAGGTTCAGGATCTCGGCTCCAAGCGCAGCAAGTTCCAAGCGCAATCGGCGGTCGTGAAGACGAACAAGGAGTACACGACCCTGCTCCACGAGATCGAGACGCACTCCAAGCGCATTGCCGAGGTCGAGGACGCGATCCTGGTCGCGATGGAGGCGATCGAGGCGGCGACCGAGGAGCTGCGGCACGCGGAGGCGGCCGCGAAACAGTCCGACCGCGAGGTGAAGAAGGAGACCGACGAGCTTCGCGAGCAGCTCGCCGACGTCGAGAGGCGCCTCGCGCAGCACCGCGAAGTGCGAACGGCGCTCCTGAGCGGGCTCGGTCCGAAGGTCGAAGCCCTGTACTCGCGCGCGCTCAAGACCCGCGCCAACGGCATCGCGCGCATCGAGCACGGCGGCTGCTCGGCGTGTCATCGCACGCTGCCGCCCGAGGTGATGAATCGCGTGGTGGCAGGCGAGGTCCACGCCTGCGCAAGCTGCCACTGCATCCTCGTGCCCGCCTCGCTCGTCGTGTAAAATCTCTTTTACTGTCAAATAGTTACGAGATTTCATCGACGGTGGTCCGGCGAGCAGCGCGAGTTCGAGGTTTGCTAGACTCGCGCGCGGTCCAGGGGGCACGCACATGCTCGATCGAGAACGCTATTGGGATTGTCTGGACCAGGCCATGGAAGCCTCCTCAAACGGGCAGCCGGACGAGGCGCTGGCCTGGTTGAACGAGGCTCTGAAGGCCAACCCAGAAGGGGCGGAGGCCCACAACAGCCGTGGAGAGCTGTTCTGGGACAGCGGTCGACACGAGGAGGCGCTCCAGGAGTTCGAGCGCGCGCTCGAGGCCGAGGCCGACTACCAGCCCAGCCAGCTGAACCGGATCGAGATTCTGATCGAGGAGTTCCAGGAGTTCGAAGAGGCCCTCGATCTTGCCGACGACCTGCTCCAGTCCGCGCTCGAGAAGCCCGTCGAGGCGGAGGTCTACTACCTGAAGGCGAAGGCCCTCTTCTACCTGGACGACCTGGAGGGGGCGCTCTTCCTGCTCCGGCGTGCGATCAAGATCCAGGGAGAGGTGGGCATCTACCGCGGCTTCGAAGGGCAGGTTCTGTTCGAGATCGGGCAGTTCGACGAGGCCCGGCGCTCGCTCGAGCGGGCGCTCGCGCTCGAGCCCGAGTGCGCCCACAGCACCTACCACCTGGCCCTCGTCGCCGAGCATGCCGGCCGGCTCGAAGAGGCGGAGCGGCTCTTCGCGAAGGCCGCTCGCCTGGCGCCAGAGCTCTACCCGCTGCCGATCCGGATCGGCGCCGCCGAGTTCGAGGCCGCGGCCGAGCAGGCGCTGAAGAGCCTGCCCGAGACGATCCACAAGTACGCAGAGAACTGCCCGGTGATCATCGAGGACCTGCCGAGCGACGAGATCGTGAAGCGCGAGTACGTATCGCCGCAGGTCCTCGGGCTGTTCCTGGGCGTGCCCGCGACCGAGGTCGGTGCGAGCCCCACGCTGGGCACGCTCCAGCGCGTCGACATGGACCGGATCCTGCTCTTCAAGCGCAATCTCGAGCGGATCGCGAAGGACCACGACGATCTCGTGGAGCAGATCCAGATCACCGTGAAGCACGAAATCGGCCACTTCCTCGGCATGGACGAGGAAGAGGTCGAGCGCCTCGGACTCGCCTGAGGCGGGTCGTGGCTGCGTCCGGGGCGATCGGGCTCGCGCAGCGCCTGCGCGCGCTCCCCGACGTTGTCGAGGTTCTGACCCGACCGGCGGAGCTCTTCTCGTACGAGTCCGACGGGCTGACGCTGGAGCGCGGCGCGCCCCTCTGCGTCGCGTTCCCGACCACGGCCGAGTCCGTGTCCGCGATCGTCCGGGCCTGCAACGAGGCGGGGGTGCCGTACGTGCCGCGTGGCGCGGGCACCGGGCTCTCCGGCGGCGCGACTCCGGTGAACGGCTGCGTGATGATCGAGTGCGCCCGGATGGACCGCGTGCTCGAGATCGACGCCACCAATCGGACCGCGACCGTGCAGCCGGGCGTGATCAACGAGCATCTCTCCCACGCGGTCCGTCCGCTCGGCCTCTTCTACGCTCCGGATCCGTCGAGCCAGTCTGCCTGCACGATCGGCGGAAACGTCGCCGAGAACAGCGGCGGCCCGCACACCCTGAAATACGGGACCACGAGCCCGCACGTGCTCGAGCTCGAGGTCGTCCTTCCGGACGCCAGCGTCGTGCGGCTCGGGCGCCGCGATGGTCACGCGCACGGCTACGACCTGCGCGGCCTCTTCGTCGGCTCGGAGGGAACGCTCGGAATCGTCTGCTCCGCGACCGTCCGGCTGCTGCCGCTGCCCGAGGCGGTCTGCACGCTGCTCGCCGGATTCGCGAGCCTTCGCGACGCGTGCGCGGCGGTCTCGACGATCATCGCGAGTGGAATCGTGCCGTCTGCGCTCGAGCTGATCGACGATCGCACGATCGACGCGGTCGAGGCGTCGGTGTACGCGGCCGGCTATCCGCGCGACGCGCGCGCGGTGCTGCTCGTCGAGCTCGATGGGCCCGAGGTCTCGGTCGGATCCGAACGCGACCGCATCCGCGAGATCTGCAGCGCGGGCCGGGCCGTCGAGGTTCGCGTCGCGCGCGACGAGGCCGAGAGGCTCGCGCTCTGGCGCGGACGCAAGGGAGCGTTCGGCGCGATGGGGAGGCTGGCGCCGGATCTGTACGTGCAGGACGCGGTCGTGCCGCGGACGAAGCTGCCGGAGGTGGTCGATGCGATCGACGCCGCGGCCGAGGCCCGGGGCATTCGGATCGCGAACATCCTGCATGCCGGCGACGGGAATCTGCACCCGAACATCAGCTTCGACCGGCGCGATCCCGAGCAGCTTCGCACGGTGCGCGCGCTCGGTGAAGCGATCCTGCGCATCTGCATCGATGCGGGCGGCGTGCTCTCGGGCGAGCACGGGATCGGGCTCGAGAAACGCGACTACATGTGCCTGATGTACTCCGAGGCGGACCTCGCGCCGATGCACTGGGTGCACGACGCCTTCGACCCGATCGACCGCTGCAATCCCGGAAAGCAGATTCCGGCGCCGCGGGCGTGCGCGGAGAGCAATCCGCGGCACCGCGGCTACGAGCACGTGAGCTTCTAGCCGTGATCGCTGCGTTCGAGGCGATCGTCGGCGTCGCGCACGTCGAACGACCGGCAGCGCTTCGACTCGCGGGGGCAGGCGTTCGCGGGATCGTTCGCCCGAAGCACGCGCGCGAGCTCGCCGCCTGCCTGCGCATTGCGGCGGAGCGGGAGCTCGCGGTCGTCGCGCATGGCGCGGGAACGCGGCAACACCTGGGCAATCCGCTCGCCGCGGCTTCGTGCATTCGGCTCGACCTCGGGCGAATCCGAGAGCGGATCGAGATCGACGCCGACGAGGGCATCGCGACGATCGACGCGGGCGTGCGGGTCGGCGAGCTCGCGCTCAGGCTCGGAGCCCTGGGAAAGACGAGCCTGCTCGCGGAGCTCACGCCCGAGGGGACGGTCGGTGGCGCGCTCGCGTCGGATCCGCTTCGTCCCGAGTGGTCGCTCGATCGACGCCTCGCAAACGAGGTGCTCGGCATCGAGGTCGCGCTCGCCAACGGCGAGCTGGCCTTCGCCGGCGGACGGGTCGTGAAGAACGTGACCGGCTTCGACCTGGTGCGGCTCTACTGCGGATCCCTCGGCACGCTCGGCGTGATCACGCGCGCGACCCTGCGCCTGCGTGCGGCGCCGGAGCGAGAGCGGATCGCCGTCGCCCGCTTTCCGTCGCTCGAGGCGGGAATCCAGGCGTTCTCGAGCTGCGCGGCTCCGTTCCCGTCCGCGGGCGCGGCTCTGATTCCCGACGGCTCCGGCGTGCAGCTCGTCACCAGGATCGTCGGCGACACGCGGGCGGTCGAGCAGCACGCGGCGCGGATTCCGGGCGACGAGGTTCCGCCCGAACGCTGGGGGCGGTTGCGGCATTCTCTCGCGACGGCGCCCCCGGCGGGTCGTGCGCGTGTCCGTCTGTCCGCGCGCCCGAGCGACGCCTTGGACTTGTGCCTCGCCACCGCGGGAGTGGTGGGCCTCGCTTCGCTCCGCGTGGTCCTGCCGAGCGCGGGCTCGGTGGTCGCAGAGGTCGACGACTCCGAGCTGCCGCGGCTCTTCGAAGCGGCGGAGCGGCTGGACGCGCTCTTCGTCGCGGAGCGCGCGCCGGACGCCGGGCCCGCCCCGTGCGACGTCTTCGGACCGCCGCCCGGGTCGCTTGCGCTGATGCGCGCGCTGAAGGCGCGCTTCGATCCGCGGCGCGTGCTCGCGCCCGGTCGCTTCGTCGGGGGGATCTAGCCTTGGCGGAGCCGAGCCTGATCGACTACCAGGCGACACTCGACTGTGTCCACTGCGGCCTCTGCCTGCCGCACTGCCCGACCTACCAGGAGACCGGAAGGGAGTCGAGCTCGCCGCGCGGTCGCATCTACCTGATGCGCGGCGTCGCCGAGGAGCGCATCCCGCTCGACGAGCTGGTCGTCGACGAGATGAGCCTCTGCCTGGGATGCCGAGCCTGCGAGTCGGCCTGCCCGGCCGGAGTGCGTTACGGCCACCTGCTCGAGGGCATGCGCGCCGAGATCGACGTGCGCGGTGCTCGCGGTCGCGTGCGTCGCTTCGCGGCGAGGATCGCGCTGCGCCGGGTCGTCGCGTCGAAAGGCGTGCTGCGCGCGCTCGTCGGAGCGCTTCGCGTCTATCAACGCAGCGGCATGCAGCGCGTGCTGCGCGCATCGCGACTGCTCGGGCTCGTCCCGCCGCTCGCGCGGATGGAGCGCATCCTGCCGACGCTTCCCGATTCGCATCGGGCGCCACTCCTGATCCCCGCGCGGGGCGCGCGGCGCGGGCGCGTCGCCTTCTTCTCGGGCTGCCTGATGCCGGAGGTCTTCGGCCCGGTGAACGCGGCGACGATCGAGGTGCTCGCGCGAAACGGCTTCGAGGTCGAGGTCCCGACGGGGCAGGGCTGTTGCGGCGCGCTCCACCTGCACGCGGGCGATCCGGAAGCCGCGGAGAGACTGCACGCCGCCAATGTCGCGGCCTTCCGGCTCGACGGGATCGATGCGCTGATCCTGAACTCGGCCGGCTGTGGCGCGGCACTTCGCGAGTCGGGCGACGGTCTCGCGCGCAAGGTTCGGGACGTGACGGAGTTTCTCGCCGAGGTCGGGCTGCGCGAGACCCCGCGGCCGCTTGCGATGCGCGTCGCCTACGACGATCCGTGCCATCTCCTCCACGGCCAGCGCGTCGCCGCGGCGCCGCGGGATTTGCTGCGCGCGATCCCGGAGCTCGACCTGTTCGACCTGCCGGGCTGCCGCGACTGCTGCGGCGCGGCCGGGATCTACAACCTGACGCAGCCGGCGATGTCCGCGCGTCTGCTCGAGCGCAAGATCCAGGCGATCCGCGACACCGCGCCCGAGGCCGTCGTCAGCGGAAATCCGGGCTGTCTGCTGCAGATCGGCGCGGGTGTGCGAGCCTCGCGGCTGCCGGTCGAGGTGCTGCACCCGATCGAGCTGCTCGCGCGCGCCTACGCAGATTCGCGTCAGTCGTAGAGCAGGGCGTCCGCGGGCGCTTGCGGCAGGCGGATGCGTGGAAATGCGGCCAGCCCCAGGGATTCGACGCCGCCCTGCAGCACGAGATCGACCGGAAGGATGCTCTCGCGCGCGTTCACGAAGCCGTGTTTCTCGTGCGTGCTCCGGTAGACGGCTTCGGAGCGCGCGGACGGGCGAAGATCCGGCGCATCGACCGTCCCGAGGCGCGCGGACGCGAGGAACGCGTCCCGAGCCGCGTCGCTGCTCGGGGATTCGCGAGGATCGCGTGTCAGGCTCGCGTAGCTGATCTGCTCCAGACGCGCCGCGAAACGCGCGAAGTCGTCGGCCGGGATCTGGGCCAGAGCCGGCTCGCGATCCTCGAGCGAGATCTCGATGGCGCTCCGGCCGACCAGCACGACGCCCGCCGCGGCGATCTCGCCGTTTCGCGTCGCGCCGTCGAGAAGCTCGGGATTCAGCCCGAGCATTCCCGGAGCCCAGAGCTCCGGGTGCTCGACCAGGAATCCGTGGGTGAGCCTGATTCGCTGCGGGGTGACGGCGCGCTTCTCTGCGATGAAGCGCTCCCGCGCGCGCGCTCCAGACTCCGTGTCCGGGTACTCGCGCGCGATCGCGACGAGCAGGGCGAGCTTCATGTCGATGCGCTTCTCCCGCTCGACACCGGAGAGCATCTGCTCGGCGATCTTCTCGCGATGGCTCGCGATCCGCTCCGGATCAGGATCGGCGAGCGCCTGCTCGTGTCGCAGCGCTGCGCCGAACTGTCCCCGCGCCGCGTAGCGGGAGGCGAGATCTCGGTCGATCTCCGGGGCGTGCTGCCCGTGTGGACGCCGCACGGTGTAGCGCTCGCCCGCGATCAACACGCCCTGCCCGAAGCGCGCGCTCGCGGTCGGGTACTGGATCAGCCGCAATGGGAAGGTGACGAGTGAGATCGCGGTGCCGGGCAGATCGAGCAGGTACTCGAGCGGCCGCGGCAGATCGCGGTGCCGCGGCCCGTTCGCATGCGGGCCGAGCGCGAGCCAGGCGAGCCGCGCGCGACGGTCGGCCGTCGCCGCGGCGCGGTAGACGGCGTACGGGTTCTGGTCCGGATCCGTGAGGATCGCGACGGCCTGTCGCGACACGGAGTCACCCTTGGGGGCGAGCTTCGGGACCTCGCCAAGCGTCGCGAAGAAGCCGTCCTCGTCGCCGCGCGCGAGCGGGCCGAAGCTGGACAGGAACGCGAGCTCGCCGCCGATATGCGGCGGCGCGCCGTCCGCTCGCCAGCCTGCCGCGCGGGCGGCAAGAGGCTCCGCCGCAGCCACGAGCGCCTCGCGCGCGAGTTCGAGATACGCGTCGCGCGAGCTCGTTTCCAGGCTCGGCGGCGCGAGCTCGTGCATCTGGAGCGAGCTGCGCACCTGCGCGTCGCGGCTCGCGAGACCTGCGCTGGAACGCTCGAAGAGCTTCGCAGCGGGCTCGCTCTCGGGCCGGCTCGCGAGCGCTCGCCCCGCCAGGATCCGCGCGCGCTCGAGCTCGCGCGCTTCCAGCGCCTCCTCCGCGCCCGCGAGCGCGCGCTCGTAGCGCTCGGCTTCGAGCTTCGCGCGGTAGCGCTGCGCGCGCGCGGCGATCTCGCGAGCGCGCGGATCGTCCGGATGGCGCGCCAGCCAATCGTCCCATGCGCGCAGCGCTCGCCGCTCGCGAACGCTCGCTCGAGGCAACTTGTGCGCCGTGAGAAGCGTCGCGAGCAGCGTCCGAGTCGCGTCGATCGGATTCAGCAGGCCGGTGAGCAGGAGCTTCGACGCCGGCTCGACGATCCGGTTCACGAGCGCGCCCGCCCTGAAGCGCCGGTCCGCGGCGAGATCCGCGTTCGCGCTCTCGAGCGGGTCGCTCGCGATCACCCGCTCCAGGCGAAGCCGGATTGCGGGATCCAGATCGTCGCGCGCGAGCAGAGTGCGTGAATGCGCCGGGAAGGTGTCGCTGCCGTCGCAGGCGGCCACGACCTCCGCCGCGTTGTCGACCAGACCCGAGGGTGCTTCGGCTCGCTGTTTTCGCAGCTTCTCCTCGCGCTCGAGCGCTGCGCTTCGCGACAGCGCCTGGTCGGTTCGGCCAGCGAGCGCAGCGGCAGCGACACGCACGGCAATGCGTTCGGCGTCGTCGGGAAGCGGCGATCGCGCCGGGCGCGCGTCCCGACGCGGCTGCAGCTCTGCGGGTGTCGGCGCGCGCGTGCACGCGCACGCGCAGACCGCGAGCACCAAGGTGAAGGCGAGCCTAGCGCGGGACACGTTCCTCGTGCACCTGCATGGTGAAGCCGAGGAAGGCCTCGAGCTTGTGCGCGCCCTCCAGCTTCTCGACGCTGCCGTCCTGCTGCGCGACGACCTCGTAGACGCGCGTCGCACCGTGTGCGTACTCGTCGAAGGTGGTCGCGTCGAAGCCGAGCGACGGCGGCGGAAACCGCTGCGCGTACCTGCGCGAGAATGCCGCGTACAGATCGCCGAGCGCGAGCAGGTGGCGGTTGTGGTACTTGCTCTCGCCGTGGACCCGCACCAGCGCTTGAGCGCTCTGCAGCGCGGCGGCCTCGTAGCGCGGGTCGAGCGCCGCGTGTGCAGCGAGCGTCGCGGCCTCGTCGACGTCGACGCGCTCGAGCTCCTCGTCGACGACGTGGCGCCAGTGCGTGGTCGCGACCTCCGAGCGCAGCGCGCCGAGCACCTCGCGCTGCGTCGCCCGGGCGTCGGCGGCCTGCTCGGGCGTCGCCTCGGGTGAGGGTGCCAGCATCCGAGCGTCCTCGAGCCGCGCGTTCACGTCCCGCCCCGCGCGCGCGGCATCGGCCAGCTCCGAGCCGAGATCGGTGACGCGCGCGTAGTGGCGCCGCGCCAGGTCGTACTCGCCGATGCGCTCGAGCGCGCGCGCCTTGGTGAACCAGACCACGTCGGTCGCGTAGCCCGAGGCCAGCTTCTCGGGATGCGCGGTCTCCAGCGACTCGAGCCGTTCGAACGAGACGCGGAAGACGTTCTTCCCGGTGAAGTCGCGCGCCGGCGCAAAGCGGTACGTGTCGTCGTCGACGTGCAGCCTCACGACCGCGACCACTTCGAGCAGATCCTGCGTCGGCGCCAGCGCAGCCGGCGGCTCGGTGCTCGCGCATGCGCTCGCGAGCGCGGCGCAGGCGAGCGTCCGGGCCGCGAGCCCCGCTCGCGCGCGGGTCAAGGTCGTGCTTTCCGCCGCGCCGCGATCAGGTTCAGCATCTTCTCCGTCGCGATCACGGCAGCCGCCAGCTGATCCGGATCGACCCCGATCGTGCTGAACGGCTGCGCGCGCGCGCTCGTCTGCCAGCTGATCAGCGTCTCGACCAACGCCCCCGTCTTTCCGCCGGGCGGGATCCGAACCTTGTAGTCGACCAGCTGCGGCAGCTTCAGGTCGAAGCCGCGCACGGCCTTGGCGAGCGCCTTCATGAAGGAGTCGTAGCCGCCGTCTCCGGAGGCGGAGGCCGTCACGAGCTTGCCGCGATAGCGCAGCGAGACCGAGGCCCGCGGCTCGCCGTCGCTCTCGGAGTGGAACTCGTAGCGCTCGATCCGAACCAGGGATTCGCCGGGAGTCTTCAGCACGTCCGCGATGATCAGCGGCAGGTCCTCTGGCGTGACGATGTGCTTCTTGTCGCCGAGCTCGACGATCCGGCGCAGCACCAGGTCGCGCTTCTCCGCCGGCAGCTTGATGCCGAGCGCCTTCAGGTTCTGGTCGATCGAGGCCTTGCCCGCCATCTTCCCCAACGCGTAGCGGCGTCGGCGACCGAAGCGCCCGGGCGAGAGCCGCGTCAGGTAGAGCTCGGCCTTGGCATCGCCGTCCGCGTGGATTCCGGCGGTCTGCGTGAACACGTCGCGACCGACGACCGGCGTGTTGTCGGCGATCGCCTTGCCGGAGAGCGTCGCGACGATCTCGGAGACGGCGACGAGCCTGCGCTCGTCCACGCCGGTGCGGAACGGCGTCAGGTCGTGCAGCGCGGCGACGACCTCCGCGAGCCGCGTGTTGCCCGCGCGCTCGCCCATTCCATTCACGCTGGTGTGCACGCCTCGCGCACCGGCGGAGACCGCTGCGATGCAGTTCGCGGCGGCGAGTCCGTAGTCGCCGTGTCCGTGGAACTCGAAGTGGATCTCGGGCCAGGTCCGCGTCATCAGGCCCACGTAGCGAGTGACGTCGTCCGGAGTCATCACACCGAGCGTGTCGGGCAGATAGACGCGTCGCACACCCAGGCCCGTCAGGTTCTGCACGTGGCCGAAGACGTAGTCGAAGCTGTCGCGAACGCCCTGCGACCAGTCCTCCAGGTAGACGTTCACGACGAGCTTTCTCGAGCGCGCGTAGCGGATCGTCTCGGCGATCTCCTTGAAGTGCAGCTCCGGCGTCTTGCGGAGCTGTCCCTCGCAGTGGCGGCGCGAGCCCTTCGTGAGCAGGTTCACCGCGCCGCCGCCGTGGGCGACGATCCAGTCGACCGACCGGCGCCCGTCGACCAGTCCGAGGATCTCGCTGCGCTCCGCACAGCCGTTCTTGCGCGCCCAGGCGGAGATCCGCTTCACCGCCTCGACCTCGCCCTCCGAGACGAAGACCTGCGCGATCTCGATCCGATCGACGCGAACCGAGTCGAGTAGAAGCCTCGCGAGCTCGAGCTTCTCCGAGGGAGCGTACGCGACGCCCGGCGTCTGCTCGCCGTCGCGAAGCGTCGTGTCCATGATCTGGATCAGCGGGGGGGGCATTCCGCTAGGCTAACGCAACCCCGGCTAGATCGGCTCGGGCTCGGCTTCCTTCTTGGCACGCTCGTCGTGCGCCTTCTTGGCGGCCAGCAACGCGGGCATGACCCGGTCGAGGTCGTCCTGCCTCCAGAGGTGGTCGGTCGAGAAATCGCGGATCAGCGCCGGCTGCTGCATGATCGCGAGCTGGCCGCGCATCACGTGGATGATCTGGCCGGTGAACTCCTGCGCCGCCTCCGAGCAGAGCCAGCTCACGACCGGCGCGATCTGCTGCGGGCCGGTCAGCGGGTTCTCGAGGTCCACCTGTGCGCCGCGGCCCTCCATGAGCGGGATCGTCATGCGCGTCGCGGCGCCGGGCGAGATCGTGTTCACCGTGCAGCCGTACTTCGCAAGCTCCAGCGCAAGCACCCTCGCGAAGCCGGCGATGCCCGACTTCGCCGCGCCGTAGTTCGACTGTCCGAAGTTCCCGAACAGCCCCGAGACCGACGAGAAGTTGATGATCCGGCAGCCGCGCCGGTTCGTCTCGCGGATGTAGCGTGCGAACGGCTGCGTGCAGCAGAAGTGGCCCTTCAGGTGGACGGCGATGACCGCGTCCCAGTCGCTCTCGTCCATGTTGAAGATCGTCTTGTCGCGCAGGATCCCGGCGTTGTTCACCAGGATGTCGCAGGCGCCGAACGCGGAGATCGCGGTCTGGAAGATCGACAGCCCCCCTGCCATGGTCGCGACCGAGTCGTAGTTCGCCACGGCCTTGCCACCGAGCTTCGCGATCTCGGCCACCACGTCGTCGGCGACCTTCCCGGAGCCGCTGCCGTCCGCGTTGCCGCCCAGGTCGTTCACGACCACCTTCGCGCCGTTGCGCGCGAAATCGAGCGCGATCTCCCGGCCGATGCCGCGGCCCGCGCCGGTCACGATCGCCACCTTTCCGTCCAGAACGCCCATCGCCAAGCCCTCCATGATTCCGGGCCCATTCTACGTCAGGACGGCTCCGCCTTGCGCTGGCCGCGGCGCTTGCGCAGCTCCTTGCGCTGCTCCGGCGTGAGCTCCCGCCAGCGCTCTCGCAGCTGATCGCGTTTCTCGGGCGGAAGCTCGCGCCAGCGCTTGTAGCGCTCGCGCGCCGCCTTCCTCTGGTCCGGAGAGAGCTTCTGCCAGCGCTCCAGGTTCTTGCGCACCCGGGCCTGCTCCTTCGGCGGGAGCTTCTCGAACTTCTGGTAGCGCTCGCGAACCTTCTCGCGCTGCTTCGGCGAGAGCTTCTTCCAGCGCTCCCGCGCAGAGCGATCCGGCGACTTCTCGTCGGCGCGCGCGGGCCATGCGCCGCCCGCGAGGGCGAATGCGCAGGCGCGCAGGAAGCCGCGCCGACTGACGGCGCTTCTGCCCGCCGCGGGGCCGACCGCGCACGGGGTCATCCCTGGTCCCCCTCGAGCGCGAGGAGAACGTCGACCATCTCGATCAGCTCGAGATCGGGATCCTCGAGCAGCTCGAGGTCCCGCGTGCTCGAGACGATCGGCAGGTCGGTCTCGGGCGGGGTGCGTCCGCGCAGAGCCAGAACCACGGCCGCGGTCACGGCCGCGGCCCCGCCGAGTGCGAGCGCCAGCCGCCGCGTCAGCAAGCGCGCGACCCCGACGCGCGGAGGCTCCTGCTCGCGCGCGATCCGCGCCCAGAAGCGAGCCTCGAAGCTCGCCGGCGGCTCGATCGCCGGCAGCGAGCCGAGCGCGCGCGACAGCTCGCGCTCCGTCGATAGCGCCGCCCGGCAGACCGCACAGCCCTCGAGGTGCGCCTCGAGCTCGCGGCGCTCGGTCGCCTCGAGCTCTTCGTCCTGGTACGCGACCAGCTGCGCGCGGCGCTCCGAGCAGGTCATGGTGAGGTCTCGCTTCCCAGCTCCGCGAGCAGAGTCTCGCGGGCGCGGTGGATCAGGCTCTTGACGCTCGGAACGGTGGTTTCCAGGGCCAGCGCGATCTCGCTGTAGTCGAGCCCCTGCTCGCTGCGCAGCAAGAGGGCCGCGCGCTGCCGCTCCGGCAGCTTCGCCAGCGCCCGCTCGATCTGCTGCCGTTTGCGGTCGGCCTCGAGTCGATCGTCCACGCCGGGCGCCGGGTCGACCTGGCCGGCCAGGTCGAGATCGGTCGCGGGCCTTTCGTGGCGCCGGTGCGCCCGAGAGAGCTCGTTCAGCGCCAGGTTGTGCGCGATCCCGAAGATCCAGGTGGAGAACCGCGCACTGGCCTGGTAGCGATCCGCGGCGTTGTAGATGCGCACGAACACGTCCTGCGTCAGCTCCTCGGCGCGGGCACGGTCCCGAACCAGCCTCGTGAGGAAGGTCAGTATGCGCGGGGTGTAGCGGCTGAAGAGGGCCTCAAACGCGCGCCG encodes:
- a CDS encoding tetratricopeptide repeat protein, yielding MLDRERYWDCLDQAMEASSNGQPDEALAWLNEALKANPEGAEAHNSRGELFWDSGRHEEALQEFERALEAEADYQPSQLNRIEILIEEFQEFEEALDLADDLLQSALEKPVEAEVYYLKAKALFYLDDLEGALFLLRRAIKIQGEVGIYRGFEGQVLFEIGQFDEARRSLERALALEPECAHSTYHLALVAEHAGRLEEAERLFAKAARLAPELYPLPIRIGAAEFEAAAEQALKSLPETIHKYAENCPVIIEDLPSDEIVKREYVSPQVLGLFLGVPATEVGASPTLGTLQRVDMDRILLFKRNLERIAKDHDDLVEQIQITVKHEIGHFLGMDEEEVERLGLA
- a CDS encoding FAD-binding protein — its product is MRRVVAASGAIGLAQRLRALPDVVEVLTRPAELFSYESDGLTLERGAPLCVAFPTTAESVSAIVRACNEAGVPYVPRGAGTGLSGGATPVNGCVMIECARMDRVLEIDATNRTATVQPGVINEHLSHAVRPLGLFYAPDPSSQSACTIGGNVAENSGGPHTLKYGTTSPHVLELEVVLPDASVVRLGRRDGHAHGYDLRGLFVGSEGTLGIVCSATVRLLPLPEAVCTLLAGFASLRDACAAVSTIIASGIVPSALELIDDRTIDAVEASVYAAGYPRDARAVLLVELDGPEVSVGSERDRIREICSAGRAVEVRVARDEAERLALWRGRKGAFGAMGRLAPDLYVQDAVVPRTKLPEVVDAIDAAAEARGIRIANILHAGDGNLHPNISFDRRDPEQLRTVRALGEAILRICIDAGGVLSGEHGIGLEKRDYMCLMYSEADLAPMHWVHDAFDPIDRCNPGKQIPAPRACAESNPRHRGYEHVSF
- a CDS encoding FAD-binding oxidoreductase; translation: MPDVLRGGPRADALGARRLRPDRPLQSRKADSGAAGVRGEQSAAPRLRARELLAVIAAFEAIVGVAHVERPAALRLAGAGVRGIVRPKHARELAACLRIAAERELAVVAHGAGTRQHLGNPLAAASCIRLDLGRIRERIEIDADEGIATIDAGVRVGELALRLGALGKTSLLAELTPEGTVGGALASDPLRPEWSLDRRLANEVLGIEVALANGELAFAGGRVVKNVTGFDLVRLYCGSLGTLGVITRATLRLRAAPERERIAVARFPSLEAGIQAFSSCAAPFPSAGAALIPDGSGVQLVTRIVGDTRAVEQHAARIPGDEVPPERWGRLRHSLATAPPAGRARVRLSARPSDALDLCLATAGVVGLASLRVVLPSAGSVVAEVDDSELPRLFEAAERLDALFVAERAPDAGPAPCDVFGPPPGSLALMRALKARFDPRRVLAPGRFVGGI
- a CDS encoding (Fe-S)-binding protein translates to MRRLRTAARVACADARAEGALRSAARARARSLRRGDLALAEPSLIDYQATLDCVHCGLCLPHCPTYQETGRESSSPRGRIYLMRGVAEERIPLDELVVDEMSLCLGCRACESACPAGVRYGHLLEGMRAEIDVRGARGRVRRFAARIALRRVVASKGVLRALVGALRVYQRSGMQRVLRASRLLGLVPPLARMERILPTLPDSHRAPLLIPARGARRGRVAFFSGCLMPEVFGPVNAATIEVLARNGFEVEVPTGQGCCGALHLHAGDPEAAERLHAANVAAFRLDGIDALILNSAGCGAALRESGDGLARKVRDVTEFLAEVGLRETPRPLAMRVAYDDPCHLLHGQRVAAAPRDLLRAIPELDLFDLPGCRDCCGAAGIYNLTQPAMSARLLERKIQAIRDTAPEAVVSGNPGCLLQIGAGVRASRLPVEVLHPIELLARAYADSRQS
- a CDS encoding 2-isopropylmalate synthase; the encoded protein is MPPPLIQIMDTTLRDGEQTPGVAYAPSEKLELARLLLDSVRVDRIEIAQVFVSEGEVEAVKRISAWARKNGCAERSEILGLVDGRRSVDWIVAHGGGAVNLLTKGSRRHCEGQLRKTPELHFKEIAETIRYARSRKLVVNVYLEDWSQGVRDSFDYVFGHVQNLTGLGVRRVYLPDTLGVMTPDDVTRYVGLMTRTWPEIHFEFHGHGDYGLAAANCIAAVSAGARGVHTSVNGMGERAGNTRLAEVVAALHDLTPFRTGVDERRLVAVSEIVATLSGKAIADNTPVVGRDVFTQTAGIHADGDAKAELYLTRLSPGRFGRRRRYALGKMAGKASIDQNLKALGIKLPAEKRDLVLRRIVELGDKKHIVTPEDLPLIIADVLKTPGESLVRIERYEFHSESDGEPRASVSLRYRGKLVTASASGDGGYDSFMKALAKAVRGFDLKLPQLVDYKVRIPPGGKTGALVETLISWQTSARAQPFSTIGVDPDQLAAAVIATEKMLNLIAARRKARP
- a CDS encoding SDR family NAD(P)-dependent oxidoreductase, producing the protein MGVLDGKVAIVTGAGRGIGREIALDFARNGAKVVVNDLGGNADGSGSGKVADDVVAEIAKLGGKAVANYDSVATMAGGLSIFQTAISAFGACDILVNNAGILRDKTIFNMDESDWDAVIAVHLKGHFCCTQPFARYIRETNRRGCRIINFSSVSGLFGNFGQSNYGAAKSGIAGFARVLALELAKYGCTVNTISPGAATRMTIPLMEGRGAQVDLENPLTGPQQIAPVVSWLCSEAAQEFTGQIIHVMRGQLAIMQQPALIRDFSTDHLWRQDDLDRVMPALLAAKKAHDERAKKEAEPEPI
- a CDS encoding DUF3106 domain-containing protein, with translation MTPCAVGPAAGRSAVSRRGFLRACAFALAGGAWPARADEKSPDRSARERWKKLSPKQREKVRERYQKFEKLPPKEQARVRKNLERWQKLSPDQRKAARERYKRWRELPPEKRDQLRERWRELTPEQRKELRKRRGQRKAEPS
- a CDS encoding sigma-70 family RNA polymerase sigma factor, whose product is MVDDDARLMLAFRDGDRRAFEALFSRYTPRILTFLTRLVRDRARAEELTQDVFVRIYNAADRYQASARFSTWIFGIAHNLALNELSRAHRRHERPATDLDLAGQVDPAPGVDDRLEADRKRQQIERALAKLPERQRAALLLRSEQGLDYSEIALALETTVPSVKSLIHRARETLLAELGSETSP